GACTAGTTGTGATTAGTTATATTATTAATGCCATTCAAACTGGATTTACAACTTTGACAACAGTTCTTATTGTTTCTAAAAGACATCATCAAATTAAACATTACATTAATACTGTTGCTGATCGCGGTGTTACAGAAATCCCTGTTAAAGGGGGCTATTCAGGTAAAAATCATGTTATGCTCATAACTACAGTAGCAGGCTATGAGTTTGCTAAATTACAAGAAGCAATTGAAAAAATTGATGAAACAGCCTTTATCACTGTAATGCCAACATCACAAGTTAAGGGACGTGGATTTAGTCTTCAAAAGAATCATGCACAGATTGAAGATGACATCCTTATCCCAATGTAATTGATTGAAAATAGAGGCTTTTTCTAGTAAAATAACAGAGAAATTATATACAAGAGGTAACCAAATTTGCTAACTGTTTCAGACGTGTCGCTACGCTTTAGTGACCGTAAATTATTCGATGATGTTAATATAAAATTCAGTGCTGGAAATACTTATGGATTAATTGGTGCTAATGGTGCTGGAAAATCAACATTTTTAAAGATTCTTTCAGGTGATATTGAACCAACAACTGGTCATATTTCACTGGGAACAGATGAACGCCTTTCTGTTTTACGACAAAATCATTTTGATTACGAAGAAGAACGTGTCATTGATGTTGTTATTATGGGAAATGAACAATTATATAGCATTATGAAAGAAAAAGATGCTATTTATATGAAAGCTGACTTTTCTGAAGAAGATGGTGTCCGTGCCGCTGAATTAGAAGGTACATTCGCTGAACTTGGCGGATGGGAAGCTGAAAGTGAAGCTTCACAACTTCTTCAAAATTTAAATATTGCTGAAGAGTTACATTATCAAAATATGAGTGAATTAGCTAATGGTGATAAAGTAAAAGTTTTATTGGCTAAAGCTCTCTTTGGTAAGCCTGATGTTCTCTTACTTGATGAACCTACAAATGGTTTAGACATTCAGTCTATTTCTTGGTTAGAGGATTTCTTAATTGATTTTGAAAATACTGTGATTGTTGTCTCTCACGACCGTCATTTTTTGAATAAAGTATGTACTCACATGGCTGATTTAGATTTTGGTAAAATCAAACTCTATGTAGGTAACTATGATTTTTGGAAACAATCTTCTGAGCTAGCTGCTCGTTTACAAGCTGATCGTAATGCAAAAGCTGAAGAAAAAATAAAAGAATTACAAGAATTCGTTGCACGCTTCTCAGCTAATGCATCTAAATCTAAACAAGCAACATCTCGTAAAAAAATGCTTGATAAAATTGAATTAGAAGAGATTGTTCCATCTAGTCGTAAATACCCATTTATTAATTTTAAAGCTGAACGTGAAATGGGTAATGATCTTCTAACAGTTGAAAATCTTTCTGTCACTATTGAAGGTGAAAAGGTTATTGACAATATCAGCTTTATATTACGTCCTGGAGATAAAACAGCGCTTATTGGACAAAATGATATTCAAACTACAGCTCTAATAAGAGCTTTAATGAATGACATCGAATATGAAGGTACTATTAAATGGGGCGTTACTACAAGTCGTTCTTATCTACCAAAAGATAATTCAAAAGATTTTGCTTCAGGTGAATCTATCCTAGAATGGCTTCGTCAATTTGCTTCCAAAGAAGAAGATGACAATACTTTCTTACGTGGTTTCTTAGGTAGAATGCTCTTTTCTGGAGATGAAGTTAACAAGTCTGTCAACGTCCTATCTGGTGGGGAAAAAGTTCGTGTTATGCTGTCTAAATTAATGCTACTAAAATCCAATGTACTAGTTATGGATGACCCTACTAACCATTTAGATTTAGAATCAATTTCAAGCCTTAATGATGGTTTAAAAGATTTCAAAGAATCTGTTATTTTTGCGAGTCATGATCACGAATTTATTCAAACAATTGCAAATCATATTGTTGTTATTTCAAAAAATGGTGTCATTGATCGTATTGATGAAACATATGATGAATTCCTTGAAAATAATGAGGTCCAAGCAAAAGTTGCTGAACTTTGGAAATAAATAATAAGGCGGCAACGCCTTATTATTTTTAGTATTATCTATATTAAAGAAAGAATCTTATAAATATGAATCAATCCTTTAAAAAAGGGTTTTATTACTCACTTAGTTTTATTATTCCATTTTTCATTATATTTTTTAGCTTGTTAGCCAAAGGAATTAGCTGGGGAAGTCAAACAACAATTTTAGCTAGTGATTGTTTTCATCAATATGTTATTTTTGCACAAGTTCTAAGAAATATTTTACATGGTCAAGACAGTCTATTTTATACATTCACAAGTGGACTTGGTATAAATTTTTATGCTTTAATGAGTTATTATCTCGGCAGCTTTTTGGCACCCTTTTATTTCTTTTTTAAACTTCAAAACATGCCTGATGCCATTTATTTATTTACCTTAATAAAAATTGGATTAATCGGTTTATCAAGTTTTTACAGCATAAAACACCTCTACCTTAAGATACCTTATCTTTTAATACTCTGTCTATCATCTTCATATGCGTTGATGAGTTTTTCAGTTAGTCAACTTGAAATCAATATGTGGTTGGATGTTTTTATACTAATCCCACTAATCATTCTAGGTTTACATCAATTGATTAGCGAAAGACGATTTCTACTTTACTATGTATCGCTAAGTCTTCTTTTTATTCAAAATTATTATTTTGGCTTTATGAGTGCTATCTTTTTAGCAGGCTATTTTTTAGTTCAACTAACAAGATTTTCACACTTCAAATCTATTTGGCGTCCAATTTTAGACTTTACAGTGATGTCAATACTTGCTGGATTAACATCAGCAGTTATGTTACTACCCACTTATTTTGATTTATCAACACATGGTGAAACTTTTACTAGTGTCAAAAGTCTGTTGACAGAAAATACTTGGTATTTAGATTTATTTGCAAAAAATTTAGTTGGAGCTTATGATACAACTAAATTTGGAGCTATTCCTACTATATATGTTGGAATATTACCTCTAATTCTTGCTATTTCCTTCTTTACACTCAAAGAAATTGATTGGAAGATTAGAGTTGCTTATTTTTTATTTTTAGCTTTCATAATAGCTAGTTTTAGTTTACAACAGTTAGATTTACTTTGGCAAGGTATGCATTCCCCAAATATGTTCTTACACCGCTATTCTTGGGTATTTTCGACTCTGATTATTTACCTTGCAGCAGAGAGACTTGACAATAGGTTGACAAGTCAATATATCAAAAATGATTTAATCAGCTTATTGATTATTTCATCGGGATTCTTAGCTACTTATTTCTATAGAGATCATTATTCTTTTTTAAGTCAATTTAATTTCTTACTGACATTAGCATTTTTATCGGCTTATCTTATTTTATTAGTTAATATATCTAATAAAAAAATTCCTTCCTACTTTATTCTAGCTTTCACGTTACTTTTTTCAGTAATTGAACTTAGTTTAAATACCTACTACCAAGTCAACGCATTGGGTGATGAGTGGGTTTTTCCAACTAGAAATGGTTATAATAGTCATTTAAACAGTATTGAAAAATTAGTTAAATATGCTAAATCTGATAATAGTAATAGTTTTTATAGGACAGAAAGAATATTACCTCAAACAGGTAATGATAGTATGAAATACAACTACAATGGTATTTCACAATTTTCTTCAATTAGAAATAGAACTTCTAGTCATATAATGGATAGATTAGGATATAAATCTGATGGTACGAATCTAAATCTAAGATATCAAAATAATACACTACTAGCTGATAGTTTATTTGGTATAAAATATAATTTAAGTGAGTTTACAGTTAGAAAACTTGGATTTACTCTTTCTAACCAGACAAATGATATGAAATTGTATCAAAATCAAAATGCATCATCCTTAGGTATATTGTCAAGTAAGCTTTACAAAGATGTCAATTTCACTGTC
This Streptococcus urinalis 2285-97 DNA region includes the following protein-coding sequences:
- a CDS encoding ATP-binding cassette domain-containing protein; the protein is MLTVSDVSLRFSDRKLFDDVNIKFSAGNTYGLIGANGAGKSTFLKILSGDIEPTTGHISLGTDERLSVLRQNHFDYEEERVIDVVIMGNEQLYSIMKEKDAIYMKADFSEEDGVRAAELEGTFAELGGWEAESEASQLLQNLNIAEELHYQNMSELANGDKVKVLLAKALFGKPDVLLLDEPTNGLDIQSISWLEDFLIDFENTVIVVSHDRHFLNKVCTHMADLDFGKIKLYVGNYDFWKQSSELAARLQADRNAKAEEKIKELQEFVARFSANASKSKQATSRKKMLDKIELEEIVPSSRKYPFINFKAEREMGNDLLTVENLSVTIEGEKVIDNISFILRPGDKTALIGQNDIQTTALIRALMNDIEYEGTIKWGVTTSRSYLPKDNSKDFASGESILEWLRQFASKEEDDNTFLRGFLGRMLFSGDEVNKSVNVLSGGEKVRVMLSKLMLLKSNVLVMDDPTNHLDLESISSLNDGLKDFKESVIFASHDHEFIQTIANHIVVISKNGVIDRIDETYDEFLENNEVQAKVAELWK
- a CDS encoding YfhO family protein, whose product is MNQSFKKGFYYSLSFIIPFFIIFFSLLAKGISWGSQTTILASDCFHQYVIFAQVLRNILHGQDSLFYTFTSGLGINFYALMSYYLGSFLAPFYFFFKLQNMPDAIYLFTLIKIGLIGLSSFYSIKHLYLKIPYLLILCLSSSYALMSFSVSQLEINMWLDVFILIPLIILGLHQLISERRFLLYYVSLSLLFIQNYYFGFMSAIFLAGYFLVQLTRFSHFKSIWRPILDFTVMSILAGLTSAVMLLPTYFDLSTHGETFTSVKSLLTENTWYLDLFAKNLVGAYDTTKFGAIPTIYVGILPLILAISFFTLKEIDWKIRVAYFLFLAFIIASFSLQQLDLLWQGMHSPNMFLHRYSWVFSTLIIYLAAERLDNRLTSQYIKNDLISLLIISSGFLATYFYRDHYSFLSQFNFLLTLAFLSAYLILLVNISNKKIPSYFILAFTLLFSVIELSLNTYYQVNALGDEWVFPTRNGYNSHLNSIEKLVKYAKSDNSNSFYRTERILPQTGNDSMKYNYNGISQFSSIRNRTSSHIMDRLGYKSDGTNLNLRYQNNTLLADSLFGIKYNLSEFTVRKLGFTLSNQTNDMKLYQNQNASSLGILSSKLYKDVNFTVNTLDNQKNLVNQITGLNENYFSLINANLVNGAQILNQRVVSNNQSNDSTTITYQFRVTNNAQVYVNMSNITFSNDAKKDIFATVNGLTNQYTIDNAFPLFDLGHFKANDIVTVSFNFPQNKQISFDQPQFYALDQTAFENATTKLKKSSVSSKVNGNKIYFDYKISKNRSLLITLPYDQGWSAKVNGKKIAITKFQEGFMKVNLKKGKGQIVLTFIPKGFILGMILSIIGVCLFILYNFLSKTSILTQKSNQKEKAYS